One Brassica napus cultivar Da-Ae chromosome A5, Da-Ae, whole genome shotgun sequence DNA window includes the following coding sequences:
- the LOC125609573 gene encoding uncharacterized protein LOC125609573, with protein MNEWIKMLLLCLRLGSNPQSAELVNAEVVTKRETLTIGEIFSYIRDGSNKEAFFECTATIDDVVHGSTWYYISCSGCHTKATKGPTSLMCSKCGKVNISGVPQYRAQISVYDNSEQAVFVLLGDAGFELTGKHAAELVSSYFEANGDQGVTQEVPFPEALISTIGQKHNFCVKVTQHNLDGKSRSLTVTKILPMESPPVTEASGGNYNPTTLEDGFETGTKVCEASKVSGDSAEGSKSNGDIDEMGKAKRLKRGV; from the exons ATGAATGAATGGATCAAAATGTTACTACTCTGTCTCAGGTTGGGCTCTAACCCACAGAGTGCTGAGTTGGTTAATGCAGAAGTGGTTACTAAAAGGGAGACACTGACCATAGGAGAAATATTCTCCTACATCAGGGATGGATCTAATAAG GAGGCTTTTTTTGAGTGCACGGCTACGATTGATGATGTGGTCCATGGTTCAACCTGGTATTACATATCCTGCAGTGGTTGCCATACTAAGGCTACGAAAGGCCCAACTTCTTTGATGTGTTCAAAATGTGGGAAAGTCAACATATCAGGAGTACCACA GTACCGTGCACAGATATCTGTCTATGACAACAGTGAGCAAGCTGTTTTTGTTCTGCTTGGTGATGCTGGTTTTGAGTTAACCGGGAAGCATGCAGCCGAGTTAGTCAGCAGCTATTTTGAG GCTAATGGAGACCAAGGAGTTACTCAAGAGGTGCCTTTCCCGGAAGCTTTAATTAGCACTATCGGTCAGAAACATAACTTTTGTGTAAAAGTTACACAGCACAACTTAGATGGCAAGTCTCGATCTTTGACTGTGACCAAGATTCTCCCTATGGAATCTCCACCAGTCACAGAAGCTTCGGGAGGAAACTACAACCCGACAACCTTGGAGGACGGATTTGAGACTGGAACAAAGGTGTGTGAAGCTTCCAAAGTCAGTGGGGATTCGGCAGAAGGAAGTAAGAGCAATGGTGACATTGATGAGATGGGCAAAGCAAAACGCCTTAAGCGTGGGGTGTAG
- the LOC106369008 gene encoding uncharacterized protein LOC106369008, with protein MVMKPNGKSAVSSAILMKPNASTAPSSAHGDQVMFFRDVSLGPTEADLRFRLIHLWEARNPSTKTLIGQEMILIDEEGTVIQGFVPAGRVGLYELEPGSVYNLRNFFGSRNKAQYRVTDHSATVTFAWNSDLSILDNPPVLIHEDRFRFHSYEEFQANCDRKVDLYDYVGHMKLVNGQTITEHMVLDEVDIAERRHLCVHVQTHDGPVMKLYLWDKAASDFCEKFKSYGSSPRVLLVTTVNPKHLGGTLALTSMVSSRVFMDNDVQPSRDYLGWLSSNSDLANKINAEVVTKPETATLEELFAYIKQETAKVAWFECTATIDDVLRGSAWYYISCGGCNSKAVKGPSSLICNNKKCGKSDVTGVAQYLTRISVYDKSEQAVFVILGDAGKELTGKHASELVASYFEANEGVEADHCVPVPQALLDTIGHTYRFIVKVSDYNLSRKTQTITVTKILPPAAPQPIAASEEHAVPSTSDDILKTGGDRVRQASESLESAEAKRCKSG; from the exons ATGGTGATGAAACCTAACGGGAAGTCTGCTGTTTCATCTGCCATTCTGATGAAGCCAAACGCTTCTACCGCTCCCTCCTCCGCGCATGGCGATCAagtgatgttcttcagagatgtTTCACTCGGCCCAACTGAAGCCGATTTGAGGTTTCGACTGATTCATTTATGGGAGGCTCGAAATCCAAGCACAAAAACCCTCATTGGACAGGAGATGATCCTTATCGACGAAGAG GGAACTGTTATTCAGGGTTTTGTTCCTGCTGGGCGGGTTGGGTTGTATGAACTGGAACCAGGTTCTGTCTATAATCTGAGGAATTTTTTCGGCTCCAGGAACAAGGCTCAGTATCGGGTTACAGATCATAGCGCCACCGTTACATTcgcttggaattctgacttatCGATTCTTGATAACCCTCCGGTTCTAATTCACGAAGATAGATTCAGATTCCATAGCTACGAGGAGTTTCAGGCCAACTGTGACCGTAAAGTTGATCTTTATG ACTATGTTGGCCATATGAAGTTGGTGAATGGGCAGACTATCACTGAGCATATGGTCCTCGACGAAGTCGACATAGCTGAGAGGCGACATCTATGTGTTCATGTTCAGACACATGA TGGACCGGTGATGAAACTTTATCTATGGGACAAGGCCGCATCTGACTTCTGCGAGAAATTCAAATCTTATGGAAGCTCTCCACGCGTTCTGTTGGTCACCAcagtaaaccctaaacatcTTGGAG GAACCCTTGCTCTCACTTCGATGGTATCATCTCGAGTGTTTATGGATAACGATGTCCAGCCTAGCAGGGATTATCTTGGATG GCTGAGCTCCAACTCAGATCTTGCTAATAAGATTAATGCTGAGGTTGTTACCAAGCCCGAGACAGCGACTCTAGAGGAACTTTTCGCCTACATCAAACAAGAGACTGCTAAG GTTGCTTGGTTTGAATGCACAGCGACTATAGATGATGTTCTTCGGGGTTCTGCTTGGTATTATATCTCATGTGGTGGGTGTAATAGTAAGGCAGTCAAAGGGCCTAGCTCTCTGATTTGTAACAACAAGAAATGTGGGAAAAGTGATGTTACGGGCGTTGCTCA ATACCTCACGAGGATTTCTGTTTACGATAAGAGTGAGCAGGCAGTTTTTGTCATTCTTGGTGATGCTGGCAAGGAGCTGACTGGGAAGCATGCATCAGAATTAGTTGCCAGTTACTTTGAG GCTAATGAGGGCGTAGAAGCTGATCATTGCGTGCCGGTACCGCAAGCTCTACTTGATACAATAGGGCACACTTACAGATTTATTGTGAAAGTCTCAGATTATAATTTGTCAAGGAAGACTCAAACCATAACTGTCACAAAGATACTCCCACCAGCAGCTCCACAGCCTATAGCGGCCTCAGAAGAACACGCTGTTCCATCGACGTCTGATGATATCCTGAAGACTGGAGGTGACAGAGTTAGGCAAGCATCTGAGAGCCTTGAATCAGCTGAAGCCAAGCGCTGCAAGAGTGGCTGA
- the LOC125609571 gene encoding myelin transcription factor 1-like: METKTESKEQQWTDSISQSSSSRSSSITSDSSDGHFDIRHFPLPKPTLSAAEAQKQRESHQAYTSSVSSYTGSSWSSVHQHNLADLPGYDPNRIPSSVFCSKPSNSTDWSIASNESLFSIHDGNFSISTREDHGVPAGLRLGEIPRFEEPVHEITEIKPVPLPLPPPTLQVNKPTEPEKETIQEKKPDDEKESDSEINHDDQDEESDNEHEEEEGEDMFEEKVEKQEEKEEIEDAKENKTEDTNSTVSHSPTISCRSDTSNNSICSFAFPVLQKEDGIDKTPSLEIRGNLSQKTRPEYLLPQSPMQPPQPEPLPHSEPQPQRKASKKIESQPQSPKSWTSGCFSCFHCPLKCWLFK; the protein is encoded by the exons ATGGAAACGAAAACTGAAAGCAAAGAGCAACAATGGACGGATTCGATTTCTCAATCTTCATCGTCACGATCATCATCAATCACATCTGATTCTTCCGATGGACATTTTGACATCAGACACTTTCCTCTTCCCAAGCCAACATTGTCTGCAGCCGAGGCACAGAAACAGAGAGAGTCCCATCAGGCTTATACTTCCTCCGTGAGCTCTTACACCGGTTCGTCATGGTCCTCGGTTCACCAGCACAACCTTGCTGATTTACCCGGTTACGATCCAAACCGGATTCCATCTTCGGTTTTCTGTAGTAAACCGTCTAATTCGACGGATTGGAGTATTGCTTCTAATGAATCCTTGTTTAGCATCCACGATGGGAATTTTAGCATTTCAACAAGGGAAGATCATGGAGTGCCTGCAGGGTTGAGACTGGGTGAGATACCAAGATTTGAAGAACCGGTTCATGAGATAACCGAAATCAAACCggttcctcttcctcttcctcctccaacCCTTCAGGTTAATAAACCCACAGAACCTGAAAAAGAAACGATTCAAGAGAAGAAACCAGACGATGAAAAAGAATCAGACTCTGAGATTAACCATGATGATCAAGATGAAGAAAGCGACAACGAacatgaagaagaggaaggagaagatatGTTCGAAGAGAAGGTCGAAaaacaagaagagaaagaagaaatagAAGATGCGAAGGAAAATAAAACAGAAGATACAAACAGCACAGTTTCACATTCCCCGACCATTTCTTGTCGTTCGGACACAAGCAATAACAGCATTTGCTCTTTCGCTTTCCCAGT ATTGCAGAAAGAAGATGGAATAGACAAAACACCGTCTTTGGAAATCAGAGGGAACCTCTCACAAAAGACAAGACCTGAGTATTTGCTGCCTCAATCGCCCATGCAACCGCCCCAACCGGAACCGCTGCCGCATTCAGAACCACAACCACAACGGAAGGCGTCCAAGAAAATAGAGTCTCAACCGCAATCGCCAAAATCTTGGACAAGTGGTTGTTTTTCTTGCTTCCACTGTCCTTTAAAATGCTGGTTATTCAAGTAG
- the LOC125609572 gene encoding ninja-family protein AFP4-like, giving the protein MEMLRARGGTNAVVQVPNLSTNNLLQKFFIASNLFGHRDSEDREEAKKKDEEDDKDIELTLGLSLNGQFGTDPRSRKRKNSELGRSSSIPEGFIFDGQRSGDVYGGDMRQTVGRGVSDMFQLDRTRSLPVKTKAETKRKRSEKTMELMACNAPPPTKEKEEKYCFLVPGPVNGRGKKGNTTNKENQNVSGMEKARYILEDMPCVSTRDVGADGKRVEGFLYWYGGNTEEVKIVCVCHGSFLSPAEFVRHGGGTVSAADVMINPLRHIVVKLPSSSL; this is encoded by the coding sequence aTGGAGATGTTAAGAGCAAGGGGAGGCACAAACGCCGTCGTTCAAGTCCCAAATCTATCTACTAACAATCTTTTGCAGAAGTTTTTCATCGCAAGCAACCTTTTTGGTCACAGGGACTCTGAGGATCGGGAAGAAGCAAAGAAAAAAGATGAAGAGGATGATAAAGATATTGAGCTAACGTTAGGTCTTTCTCTGAATGGTCAGTTTGGCACGGATCCGAGATCGAGGAAAAGGAAGAACTCTGAACTGGGTCGATCTTCTTCCATACCTGAAGGTTTCATCTTCGACGGACAAAGATCCGGTGACGTTTACGGCGGAGATATGCGGCAGACAGTGGGGCGTGGAGTTTCGGACATGTTCCAGCTGGATCGGACACGTTCTCTGCCTGTCAAAACGAAGGCGGAGACTAAGAGGAAGCGATCGGAGAAGACAATGGAACTTATGGCATGTAACGCTCCTCCTCCGACAaaggaaaaggaagagaaatattgttttcttgTCCCTGGTCCGGTCAACGGGAGGGGCAAAAAGGGAAATACGACGAATAAGGAGAACCAGAATGTTTCTGGAATGGAGAAGGCGCGGTACATTTTAGAAGACATGCCGTGTGTTTCGACAAGGGATGTCGGAGCTGACGGGAAACGAGTGGAGGGGTTTCTGTATTGGTATGGAGGGAACACGGAGGAGGTGAAGATAGTGTGTGTCTGCCACGGCAGTTTTCTTTCTCCGGCGGAATTCGTTAGGCACGGCGGAGGCACCGTGTCCGCTGCTGATGTTATGATAAACCCTCTTAGACATATCGTTGTTAAACtaccttcttcttccttgtag